A DNA window from Brassica napus cultivar Da-Ae chromosome C1, Da-Ae, whole genome shotgun sequence contains the following coding sequences:
- the LOC106409126 gene encoding chaperone protein dnaJ C76, chloroplastic-like: MECFRVSPPIPKLSFFSNSRNSTSQRFIIPSCRERRNRDEPLSTSSPYSILGVEPNCSSLELKAAFRAKVKQYHPDVNREGSSSDVMIRRIIQAYEVLTNTSRAEIIEGECLDPFDNPECEALDVFVNEVLCFGKRCSYPCFKTASHVFSCDSTGTARAMSQGRGEDYRVQSAVNQCPRSCIHYVTPSQRIILEELLDSVLDKPYDCSAEAELLYALIVKAQFENNRYRKPKKKQPESSSKHVDWL, encoded by the exons ATGGAATGCTTCCGTGTATCCCCTCCGATTCCAaaactctctttcttctccaaCTCAAGAAACTCAACTTCTCAACGATTCATCATCCCCAGTTGcagagagagaagaaacagagaTGAACCACTCTCCACCTCTTCACCATACTCCATACTCGGCGTGGAGCCAAACTGCTCATCTCTCGAGCTAAAAGCAGCTTTTCGCGCCAAA gtgaaacaatACCATCCTGATGTAAACAGAGAAGGAAGCAGCTCTGATGTTATGATCCGTCGCATAATCCAAGCTTACGAGGTACTAACAAACACTAGCAGAGCAGAGATCATTGAAGG AGAATGTTTGGACCCTTTTGATAATCCAGAGTGTGAGGCGCTTGATGTGTTTGTGAACGAGGTCCTCTGCTTCGGAAAAA GATGTTCGTACCCATGTTTTAAGACAGCATCTCATGTCTTTTCATGTGATTCAACTGGAACAGCTAGAGCAATGTCTCAAG GGCGTGGAGAAGATTACCGGGTACAATCTGCAGTTAACCAGTGTCCTAGAAGTTGCATACATTATGTCACACCTTCTCAGAGAATTATTCTAGAAGAGTTACTAGACAG TGTTTTGGACAAACCTTATGATTGTTCCGCGGAGGCAGAGTTGCTCTATGCTCTTATAGTCAAAGCTCAGTTTGAGAACAACCGGTACAGGAAACCAAAGAAGAAACAACCTGAATCTTCAAGCAAACATGTAGACTGGCTCTGA